A genomic stretch from Numida meleagris isolate 19003 breed g44 Domestic line chromosome 2, NumMel1.0, whole genome shotgun sequence includes:
- the SLC35B3 gene encoding adenosine 3'-phospho 5'-phosphosulfate transporter 2 isoform X2 — translation MDLKFTSSRKYVSISVPSKSQTMSPHIKSVDDVIVLGINLSKFNKPAQFFICVSGVFMFYLIYGYLQELIFSVEGFKPFGWYLTLVQFGFYSIFGLIELQLIQDKRRRIPGKTYMIIAFLTVGTMGLSNTSLGYLNYPTQVIFKCCKLIPVMVGGVFIQGKRYNIADVSAALCMSLGLIWFTLADSTVAPNFNLTGVVLISLALCADAVIGNVQEKAMKLHNGSNSEMVLYSYSIGFLYILFGLTCTSGLSPAVAFCSQHPIQTYGYAFLFSLTGYFGISFVLALIKIFGALLAVTGYLFLKLQTSVTRD, via the exons ATGGATCTGAAATTCACTTCATCAAGAAAATACGTTTCCATCAGTGTACCTTCCAAATCCCAGACTATGTCACCCCATATCAAATCAGTAGATGATGTTATAGTTCTTGGCATTAATCTTAGCAAATTTAACAAACCTGCTcaatttttcatctgtgtttctggagtttttatgttttatctAATCTATGGATATTTGCAG gaattgatattttcagtggaagGTTTTAAACCTTTTGGTTGGTACCTCACTTTAGTGCAATTTggattttattccatttttggACTAATAGAATTGCAGTTGATTCAGGACAAAAGGAGAAG AATTCCTGGCAAAACCTACATGATAATAGCCTTTTTAACAGTGGGAACTATGGGTTTGTCAAATACCTCTTTAGGATATCTGAATTACCCTACTCAAGTCATCTTCAAGTGCTGTAAACTGATTCCAGTTATGGTAGGCGGGGTTTTTATACAAG GAAAGCGTTACAACATTGCAGATGTGTCTGCTGCCCTATGTATGAGTCTTGGATTAATATGGTTTACTTTAGCTGACAGCACAGTTGCACCAAACTTCAACTTGACAG gTGTGGTCCTAATATCCCTTGCACTCTGTGCAGATGCAGTTATaggaaatgtacaggaaaaaGCTATGAAGTTGCACAATGGTTCTAATTCAGAAATG GTTTTGTACTCCTATTCAATAggttttctgtatattttatttggatTAACTTGCACTAGTGGATTGAGCCCTGCAGTAGCATTTTGCTCACAG cATCCAATTCAGACTTATGGTTATGCATTCCTTTTCTCCCTGACTGGATATTTTGGCATATCCTTTGTTCTAGCTTTGATTAAAATCTTTGGTGCCCTTCTGGCTGTAACAG GTTACCTTTTCTTAAAACTTCAAACATCAGTCACAAGGGACTAG
- the SLC35B3 gene encoding adenosine 3'-phospho 5'-phosphosulfate transporter 2 isoform X1 — translation MDLKFTSSRKYVSISVPSKSQTMSPHIKSVDDVIVLGINLSKFNKPAQFFICVSGVFMFYLIYGYLQELIFSVEGFKPFGWYLTLVQFGFYSIFGLIELQLIQDKRRRIPGKTYMIIAFLTVGTMGLSNTSLGYLNYPTQVIFKCCKLIPVMVGGVFIQGKRYNIADVSAALCMSLGLIWFTLADSTVAPNFNLTGVVLISLALCADAVIGNVQEKAMKLHNGSNSEMVLYSYSIGFLYILFGLTCTSGLSPAVAFCSQHPIQTYGYAFLFSLTGYFGISFVLALIKIFGALLAVTVTTGRKAMTIVLSFLFFAKPFTFQYVWSGLLVVLGIFLNVYSKNMDKIKLPSLHGIWKKSVEERKTRTLSQTV, via the exons ATGGATCTGAAATTCACTTCATCAAGAAAATACGTTTCCATCAGTGTACCTTCCAAATCCCAGACTATGTCACCCCATATCAAATCAGTAGATGATGTTATAGTTCTTGGCATTAATCTTAGCAAATTTAACAAACCTGCTcaatttttcatctgtgtttctggagtttttatgttttatctAATCTATGGATATTTGCAG gaattgatattttcagtggaagGTTTTAAACCTTTTGGTTGGTACCTCACTTTAGTGCAATTTggattttattccatttttggACTAATAGAATTGCAGTTGATTCAGGACAAAAGGAGAAG AATTCCTGGCAAAACCTACATGATAATAGCCTTTTTAACAGTGGGAACTATGGGTTTGTCAAATACCTCTTTAGGATATCTGAATTACCCTACTCAAGTCATCTTCAAGTGCTGTAAACTGATTCCAGTTATGGTAGGCGGGGTTTTTATACAAG GAAAGCGTTACAACATTGCAGATGTGTCTGCTGCCCTATGTATGAGTCTTGGATTAATATGGTTTACTTTAGCTGACAGCACAGTTGCACCAAACTTCAACTTGACAG gTGTGGTCCTAATATCCCTTGCACTCTGTGCAGATGCAGTTATaggaaatgtacaggaaaaaGCTATGAAGTTGCACAATGGTTCTAATTCAGAAATG GTTTTGTACTCCTATTCAATAggttttctgtatattttatttggatTAACTTGCACTAGTGGATTGAGCCCTGCAGTAGCATTTTGCTCACAG cATCCAATTCAGACTTATGGTTATGCATTCCTTTTCTCCCTGACTGGATATTTTGGCATATCCTTTGTTCTAGCTTTGATTAAAATCTTTGGTGCCCTTCTGGCTGTAACAG taacaacaggaagaaaagcaatgacaattgtgctttcttttttgttctttgcaaagCCATTCACATTCCA ATATGTGTGGTCAGGCTTACTGGTTGTCCTTGGAATATTTCTTAATGTTTACAGTAAGAATATGGATAAAATCAAACTGCCTTCGTTGCAtggtatttggaaaaaaagtgtggaagaaagaaaaacaaggacgTTGTCACAAACTGTGTAG